One genomic segment of Acaryochloris marina S15 includes these proteins:
- a CDS encoding AbrB family transcriptional regulator, translating to MAKKRVAAKKQDIQPLVGKELLSKLKDLSHLSKREKAKECGYVVGKQVNLSGFMNAILEAKGISLDGDANSDSRGREASYRIKVHQNGQMVIGSAYTEKMGVQTGDEFEIKVGRKHIHLTQLTEDE from the coding sequence ATGGCAAAAAAAAGAGTAGCCGCAAAGAAACAAGATATTCAACCCTTGGTTGGTAAAGAACTACTCAGTAAGCTCAAGGATTTATCTCACTTGTCAAAGCGGGAAAAAGCGAAAGAGTGTGGCTATGTAGTCGGCAAGCAAGTTAACCTGAGTGGTTTTATGAATGCCATTTTGGAAGCCAAGGGCATTTCGCTTGATGGTGATGCCAATAGCGACAGTAGGGGTCGAGAAGCAAGCTATCGGATCAAAGTTCATCAGAATGGGCAGATGGTTATCGGGTCTGCCTATACCGAAAAGATGGGTGTACAAACTGGCGATGAGTTTGAAATCAAGGTCGGCAGAAAGCACATTCATTTAACTCAATTGACGGAAGATGAATAG